One part of the Humulus lupulus chromosome 9, drHumLupu1.1, whole genome shotgun sequence genome encodes these proteins:
- the LOC133801806 gene encoding ureide permease 1-like: MFAMAGWVVLSLGNLSTQYAWAFVGLSVIEVITASITVVIGTTSNYFLDNRINRAEILFPGVGCFLVAVCLASTVHSSNAADNKEKLEGFSSKEGCLGKALSLDCPYVSLLVFAFLYSHQHSTWQQMINGIH, from the exons ATGTTTGCAATGGCAGGATGGGTGGTACTTAGCCTTGGAAATCTCTCAACTCAGTATGCTTGGGCTTTTGTTGGCTTATCAGTCATAGAAGTGATCACTGCAAGCATAACAGTTGTTAtag GAACAACCTCGAATTACTTTTTAGACAATAGAATTAATAGAGCAGAGATCCTTTTCCCTGGCGTTGGCTGCTTCTTGGTTGCAGTTTGCCTTGCTTCTACTGTCCACTCATCTAATGCAGCTGATAATAAAGAAAAGCTTGAAGGTTTTTCATCTAAAGAGGG GTGTTTGGGAAAAGCACTCTCATTGGACTGTCCATATGTTTCTTTGCTGGTGTTTGCTTTTCTCTATTCTCACCAGCATTCAACTTGGCAACAAATGATCAATGGCATACATTGA